Sequence from the Nocardia cyriacigeorgica GUH-2 genome:
GTCCCGGCGGTGCGGGGGCGGCGCAGTGCTGAATCGGCGGCGACGCCATGGGTATGGTCACGATGACCTCCTAAGAGGAGATGGGTCCTCCACTTACGTGAATTCCAGTGTTTCCCTCCGACCCCCTGGTGTCAAGGAAGGAACGTTCGTTTTGGCGTCGCGCTGCTCACGCGCCGAGCCCCTGGAAGTTCACCCATCCTTCACGGTACGATGCCGCGCCCGTAGCCGAGTAGTGCTCGCGCACAACGTTATTCATCGGCAATCCCCGCGCGACCACGCCGCTCGCGCGCCTCTCGCCCCCAGAGATCGGGGCTGCCGCCGCCGCGAGGCACAGCCGATACTGGCGGCACACCTCGACCGAATGGAGTCCGTCATGGTTGTCAGACGCGCATGTGCCGCGGCCCTCGTCGCCACCGCCCTCGCCACCGGCGTCGGCGTGGCCGCTCCGACGGCGACGGCCGCGCCCACCGGCTCCGCCGATTCCGGTTCGGCGACCTACGCCCGCGATTTCGTGCAGTTGATCGTGTGCCTGTTCCGTGGCGAGCTGGTGGGCTCGAAGGCACCGCTGTGCTGAATCCCGACCAGGGCTGAGGCCGATCAGCGCAGCAGACCGGCGTCCGCCAGTTCGTCGAACAGCAGTTGGTCGACCGGCGGCACCAACTCGCGATCGGCGTAGCCGAACCAGGCCAGCGCCTCGATCTCACTGCTGGCGGTGAGGGTGCCGCGATAGTCGGCGGTGTAGCAGCTCATCCGCACCGAGACCGCCCCGTCGGCCGCCTCGTACACCCCGACATGGGCGGCCGTCTCCGGCAGCAATGCGACGGTCAGTTCCTCTTCGATCTCGCGGACCAGCGTCTGCAAATCCGATTCGCCGTCCTCGCGCTTACCGCCGGGGATGTAGAAGACGTCCTTGCCGCGCGGCCGCGCGCACAGGATCTTGCCGTCCTCGATGCGCACCCACGCCACCGTATCGATGAGTTCAGCCACCAGCCCGTCGGTCACCGTGGCAGCCTATCGGCCCGGCGCCATCCGCACCGGGCCGATGGGCCGTTCAGCGGCTGAGTCGCTGGAACCGGCGCACCGCCAGCGGCAGGAAGACCGCGGTGATCAGGATCGGCCAGACCACCGCCATCAGCACCGCGTGCTGCTCGATCCAGGAATCCCCCGCCCCGACCGGGGTGCCGAACAGTTCCCGGCTGGCCGCGACCGTGGAGGAGATCGGGTTCCAGGCCGCGATCACGCCGAGCCAGTCCGGCATGAGCTGCGGTGCGACGAAGATCGAGGAGATCATCGTCAGCGGGAACGCCACCGCGAACAGCCCGCCCGCGGCTTCCGGATTGGGCACCAGCAGCCCCAGCCACACCCCCAC
This genomic interval carries:
- a CDS encoding NUDIX hydrolase, with product MTDGLVAELIDTVAWVRIEDGKILCARPRGKDVFYIPGGKREDGESDLQTLVREIEEELTVALLPETAAHVGVYEAADGAVSVRMSCYTADYRGTLTASSEIEALAWFGYADRELVPPVDQLLFDELADAGLLR